CCTTGCTTACTTTCCGCTTATTTGTTCTATCAGTTAATGAGAGGGCATATTCAAATCTCAGACTGTAATTGGgatttgtccttttctttttgcagttctatcagtgtctatttcatgtgttttgaagctgttgagtacacacatATTTGAGATAGTTGTATTCTCTTGATTGACCTCTTTATTGTTATGACATGGTTTTCCTCTCTGGAAATAATtgctataaaatttattttatgtgataTTAATACAGCCAGTCAAGATTTCTTTTGACTAGCATTAGTATGACAAATCCTTGCCACATTTTTACTTTAACCTACCTGTGTCCTTATATTTAGAGTGTACTTCTTGTAGGCACCATATAGTTGTGTACTCTTTTATTAAAATCCAAtctgccaatctctgccttctaaTTGGAATGTTTAGATCATTTCCACTCCACATGATTGATATGGTTAGGTTTAACTCTTTCATATTTATATTGGTTTCCTACTTCTTCCACATGTTCTTGTTCCctattttttcctgcctttttaaggatttttattatttcatttaatcgtCTGTGTTAAACTACTAGTTATAACTCTATTTTGTTATTTCAGTAGTTGCTTTAGGATTTATAgtatatactttaaatttatCAGTCTTATCTTCAAGTGATACCACTTTATGCATAGTATAAGATGTTGACCACATTATACAGGCTGTTGATGCCTTGCACATGAATGCAGGACCATAACAATGACTGTGCAAGCTGAAACCATTCAAAACAATCTTAATAATCAATGGGAAAATTTACAATTGTTCCAtgacctttaaaaatgtttgtcaaaaaatgaaaaaccattTCAGTTGTAAATGTATTGAGGAATTAAAACTAGAAAAGCtaatatttacaatataaaacattagaaatattgagtagttttttgttttttgtaaaacaTTTATCAGGTAGTTTGAACAATGCTTGCCTTTTTCATCCTCTCATTAACTTACAATATAAGGTGAGCCTCTTTTCCATGGTATGATGAGTTACACTCCAAGTTTggttcagcttacaatattttaaaatttatactctTAATGTCTTGAAATAGTCCAAAGTCCACTCAATGTGAAGTTTTTTTGCCAATGTCATTTCCTCTGGGACATCTTAAATGTTTTAGTCACAACCACTTTCCCCACTCATATTGTTTACCTTCACTAAGCAACTCTGACTGCATAGACTCTTGAAAGGTGCcaacattcccatcaacagctATTTTTCCCATACCTCCATTTATGCTGGATTTGAAATTTCACTTTCGAtgttattgctttttgtttttttgctacaCTTTCATCTTTATTGGTTAGTTCCACCTTTCAAAGATCCATCTTCGTAAAACAGCACATGGGTTTATCAGGAGGCATACAATTACAACCTTTGCTGTGTATGTaatgaattacaggtgtgcagggACCAATCACAGGCAGATCTTGAATAGAAGTGACATGATTGGTCACTTATGATTCACATCTGTTATTTAGGTAGTGATTTGTGAACTGAGGAAGCTGTAAAGTCTGTACTTCATGCAATTATTCATAGATAATATACTTGTGTTAACAGAAAGTTGAACAGTGTTGTTGGGGGAATAGTGTTAGGTGACCAAACCTCATGCATGTCAAAAGCGCAAAATAAGGAATGtctattctttcattattttccttctggCCTTTATGCTATTGTCATGTACTTAATTTTGACATGTTATAAACTCCATATTATTATTTAACCAgccaattatcttttaaagagacATAATAACTTTTTGAAACTTATATATTTACCCATGCGTTTATCATTTCCAATTGTTCatcattcctttgtgtagatccaTATTTCCACTTTCCTAATTGCACTGATGTATCTTGAAATCCACTTTTTCATgtagtttatctttttaaaatttggttatttcagCAAGAAGAGTACATGTGGTCCTTGTTATTCCATCTTGGAATAcaactaatttttaagaaattacttTTTGAGTGCTGGTGTAATATCaaagaatatccacaattatctgaaaagacTATCACAATACTTCATCCTTTCCCAACTACTTATCTGCATGGGACTGAACTTTTCTGTATACTTCTACTATAacaattttaacaaattaaatgGCGAAATATATGTGAGAATGCAGATATCTTCTATAAAGTCGGATACCAAAGAGTTGCCAAAAACTAATGCTATTTTCTTTgccagatttttgttttaaaaaatgtttttcataacaGGCACATTTGTTAACATCTAATGGCTTTTCAAATATACTAATAAATATATCACTTTTAATATGGTAAATATCAACAGATAAAACCCACTTAAGCAAAAGCTTATTGTAGTCCTCAACTAAAGAGTATAAAAAGGCCCTAGGACTTAAAACGCTTGAATACCAGTACTCTATATAGTGTGCATCTAACCAGAAACCTTAATTTTACTACTTGCATTGAAGTTTTATTAGCAGCTTGAGGTATGCCATTATATCTTGGACTAGGAAATTAATTTTTCCTCAATAGATTCAAAACCAGAACATCCAGAAGTTActaaatgaagtgaaatgaaggCATTTTAAAGTAGCCATGCATTTTATGTATTCTCTATTCTTTCGTTTAATAGTTGAATGAAAATAGGCAACCTCTATGTGGGCTAATACAATCAAAACCTATCCACCCACACACATAAAGTACGGCAATCATCTGTAACAGAAATTGGGATTGGAAAAAGTATTCTCCTGGGCTATAAGAGACCTACAGAATAGTGATGGTATTTTTGGCACAAATGCCCAAAATGCTTTAATTCTTTCCTGATAATTTCCATAGATAACTAGTTCTTATGAATTGTTTCCAGATGATAGTATACTCAGTGGTTAAGGTCACAATATTTGGAATTAAGATTATTTGGGTTTAAACTCTAGCTCCAACTTCTAAATGTGGGATTTTGAGAAAGTCAATCTGATTACTTtccctatttgtaaaatgggtgtaaaagtattattttatatggTTGTTTTGAGAAGTAAATTTAGTTGAAGCCATTTAGCAATGTTATATAAGTCTagcaattacatttattttcaatagTGCCTGCTACAGCCAATGGGCTTTCAAAAGACACATCTGAAATAAAATCCTACATCTACTCATTTATGAGGTCTAAGAGAAGGCAGGAGGACaagtttagtttttgttttaggATCCCACAAGTGATTATGATCACACCTGGCAAGAACTGAAATCCATGGTCAGATTCTAAATAATCACTTAACGCTAGTGCTAGGCTTAAATTGTTCCTAGAAACATTTCCCAACCCTAAAACTGAGAGAATCAGAGTCAAATTGTCTCAAGTCGGGGAGGGCAGGATTTCTGCCACCAGATTCTGTCtaaattcattcaacatttaatgAGTAACCACTGGCTATCAGTATCAGGTGGACAGAAATGAGTAAGGTGTCTCTGTTCTTGGTAACTTAAAAGCTGGTGATAATAGGGTAGTATATAAGGCAGTGTTTCCCATGGTAGGATACATATCTGCATACCACTAACTGTCTGCAGTAAGCAACCCAAATGTTCCTGGGGTCCGAGTCATCTGTCTATAACAGAAAAAGATGAATGAGAGATAAGCTCCGCTTTCAACAGGCTCTTTTTGGAAATAATGGCATTATTAGCATCAGTCTGAGATGCAGAAACAGCAGCGGAACTTTAGGGGGAAATTGCCAGGCTACCAGTTGTCCCTTCCCCAGATTCCCTACAGACTAGGAAAGAGAAAAGCCAGGCAAACTATATAGACAGCCCTCTGCATGCTCATTTACGGGCCATTCACCCCCTAATGTTTCCAACAAGGGCTAAAGGAAGAGTCAGGATAGGAAAGGAGAGTGGTATGAACAGGAGCAGTGACCCTAAAAACCAGTCATGTGAGGTTCAGATGTACAGGGCCATTACACCTGCCACCACCCAGAAGTgctataaaagtttttttttttttttttttaaaagggagtCACTTAGAGAAAACTATTACGTAAATAATACTATGAGCTGTATAAGAATTTGGCAGAATTACCAAAGACACAAAatgacaaattataaaataagatttatacAACTAAACAACACATAAAGGCATTATAGTATTGCTCAATGAAAGACACAATAATTAGTACCATTATGATCAGAGAGAAGCAATCAATTCCAGTGAAGATGGTTAGGTACGAGGTTCAAACAGACTAATTAGGCTGAGTCTAAATGAATGAACAGAATAGGCTAAAAGTACTCTTAAAAAAGCAAGCAGTAAGCAGGGAGGAGCTTAAGCAAGGACAGAGATATCCAAAGCATAGTCAGAACACAGTGAAGCCACTTTTAGTAAAAGATTCTCAGCTCTTTATTTTCGTACATAGAAACTACTTGCATTTATCTAGGTTATTATATATTCCTGGAAAAATAATACAGGTTAGCTAAACTCCAGTACTCCACTGTAGATATGAAAATACCATTTTTGATGTACAGTCTGCAACGTAAAATGGttgacttacaatttttcaactCTAACGTGATGCAAAAGTGATATGCGTTCAATAGAAACCATACTTTAAAGTTTGATTCTTTCCCAGGCTAGAGATATGTGGTACAACATTCTCATGATGCTGGGCATCAGCTCAACTGATACTCTACAGTGTGCCATATTGCCAGATGATTTGCCCAACTCTAGGCTAATATAAGTGatttgagcatgtttaaggtaggctaagcTAAGCTAAGCTATGTTGTTGGGTAGATTAAGTGtagtaaatgcatttttaacttaAGGTATTTTCAACtcatgatgggtttattgggatgtaactACACGGTAAGTTGAGGAGTATCTGTATAGCTATAGGGCAGTAACTACCATATTATCACAGCTTTGAGACACTTGATAGTGATAAATGCCACACCATGACAGGTGTTTCATATCTCTAACTTTCTCTAAATCTCCTAAAACCATTTAAGAGGAATAAAGCATCCTCCCTGCCTTACGCCCTCTAGTTGGACTTCTATTACTGGTTTAGCAAATTCCAAATAGGCAAAacggcaaaaaaagaaaaaaacaaaacagtaatagagaagaaaagatgagTCAACTAAGTAAATTAATTGAGGGGAAAATTagttacagaaaaactgaaaagaaaaaagattctcaTTTTTATATCCTGGAAAGACTAattctttaaagcaaaataaggAACAATGAGCATTATTATCAAACAGTCCTTATTGTGCTTTTAATTACATCTTTTGTTTTATACTAGAAAATAATACTCCCTCAAGTTATTTTATGTACTGATACTTTGAAACAAACAGTATAATTGTTTAGGTGTCCAAATAAATCATTCTAATCGTAGCACAGCATTAACTTGTCTATGACTTTGAAAACAGTATTACTTTTGCTCACCGACACAATAAGGAAGCTGGACCAGATGACATATGAAGTTTCTGCCAGTTCTAAATGTTAATGATGCCACATTACTTTTGTAGACAATCCACTACTTCTTTTCCTCTATGTTAGACTTCTAAAATCAAAGTTTTCCTAAATATGGTGGAAAGTTTCCAAAATGTGtcatattttagaattattaaaattcaaatccACTTCTAAGAACTGAACATAATTTCCTTACAAATAAAGTCCTTTATTTCATATCAACCATGTTCCTAGAAATATGAAAGTATTAATTAAAATCTGGAAGTGTATAAAAACCTTAAGCAACAGTTAATGaaagtaaaactacaaaaacagtCTCTACTAACTTAGAAAGTTGAAGTTTTGTATTAGGAAAAGACATTAGAATAGGAAATAACGTAGATTACCTCTTTTTTGATGATCCTCTGCaataatagcatttaaaaatataactactttcCTCTGTATAATATCCGTACATAATTGCTAACTTTCCTGAATTTCCAAAACTTGTATATAATGACTTTCAAATACATGTCCAAGGAAATGTTTCATTTACCATTGCAAACAAACattgatttattaaataaagtaGAAGTCCAGGCTTTATAAAAGTCAGCATTACATTTCTCacagagaaatcaagaaaaaaaaatttcctatcACAGATAGTTATCAGCAGTCTTTGTGAAGTCTTCCAACTAATATTTCATTAAAGAAATGAAGTGGGAGCTGCATTTACAGATGAGGCTCGTGCTTTAGCCATTCTCCGAACCAGTGcttcttgtctttttctctgaatttcttcaGGAGaacactttctatttttctcttcttcctctaaaaattcaacaaaagatGAGTTTTACTTTTATAGCCTATAAAGTCATTCAATATGtgctttaatttttgctttttttaatcaCCCAGATTTGCCATATTAGTTGGCTATTAAATCAAACTAAACTactgaatataaaattctaagtACATAATAGAGATATAATGCTCCAGTTCAAAAGAAAATCAAGCACTGATGGATCTGTCTCTATTTGATACATTCTTTTCACAGTGTGATAAAATTCAATTTGATAGAAAACTGACTACCCACCAAATAATTCTTGTGGAAAATGACATCTAATTTATATGACCCACgaataaatatatctttaaaaaggaTACATTGGGatttaaaatgttatgtaaaCTTTAATTGGAAAATAGTCAAAATATAAGGAATTAAATTAGCTATCAATCTCAGTGTATATTTACATAAGATGTTATATTAATATTCACATCTACTTTCCCTATAGAGCTATAAAGTTTTCATTTCATCCactgaggaaatatattttagagtGATAAAATGAAATCTGTCATGTCAAACTGGTTACCTGTGATTCACTgtcagaaattatatttttatttggaggATGCATTTTggagaaactttaaaataatctcaATTAACTTAGTAAGTTGAAGCTTTGTATTAGAAATCACTTTctcatttaaatgatattttaagttTAAGACTATCACCCTAATACATATTTAAGTATATCATTTATTCTGACATTTAGAAAAAGATTCACAATTTATGAGACATTTCTCTTGTTAACTAACAGAggcattttccaaaatatataatctgcctccctttcctttcttggtATAATCAGAAATGGGAGGGGGTATTCAGgccaagaaatacatattttaaataagtttcCCAGATGATTTTGATGGCTTTTATTTCCTAAGCTATTTACCTAACAGACTGTAGATATTTTTTCCTAAAGAGAGACACCAGAAGATACTTTCTAATTAGCTTGACTAATTATCTAATACTTTAGTCTCAAAGCTGAGAAACACAACAAACTCAGACTACACATACAAAGACTTTACACTGAATTTGACTGTGTGGAAAGAAAACAGGTTAATAATCTACAACAGCAGAAAACATAACTTCCTAAAGTTGGTCTTACAATTTGCTTGGcaatattatagaaaataatttcaaatgataATCAGGTCACACCATGAAAATTTGATTTAGGGACTCATCCATTTTTCCCATCAGTCTTTCCTTTAACtcaatctataataaaaatacacaatgaaGTCTTAAAATATTGTAAAGTACTAAGCAAAAGCTGCTCTTCTTAATCTTGATCTTACAGTGCAAGggtcagtaattttttttttttcctgtaaagagTCAGAAAGCAAGAATGTTAACCTTTGAGTATCTTGTTGCAACTGCTCACCTGTACCACTGTAGCAAAAATAGTGATGGATAATGTATAAATAACTGATGAGCTGTATTCAAATAAAACCTGtttatggacaatgaaatctggatttcatacaattttcaaatgtcatgaaatattattctccttttaatttttttccaaccatttaaaatgtaaaaaacatttttagtgtGCTGGCTATACATATACAAGCTGCAGGCTGGATTTGGACAGAtcatagtttgccaactcctgccTGAAATAAATGTGGGAGTTAAGTGAGTTTTGTTTCAGAGATACTTCCCTGGAGAGCAGCTTGCTACATACCAAAGTAAAAGGAAGTAGAAACAATAGAAAACATCAACAAAGTTAATAGTAATTAAGAGATTCAGTACTATCAATAAgcttaaagaaaatattgataaggTAAGCTAAAACGCAGATTATCCATAAAAAATGCAAGATAGATTGGTAGATAGGAGTTTTGGGAAAACTCAATACTCCAGGAGGTTTAGTCTTTTATAGAATTATAactatagttgacccttgaacaacatgggcttGAACTGGCAAGTCCACTCATTTGTAGGTTGTTTTCTGCATCTgacacccctgagacagcaagaccaactcctACTCTTCTTCCTTCTCGGCCTACTAGACATGAAGAttatgaggatgaagacctttatgatgatccactttcacttaatgaatagtaaatattattttctcttccttattttcttaataacacttTTCCagcttattgtaagaatacagtatataatacatataagagcatacaaaatatgtattaattaattaTGTTATCGGAAAGGTTTCTGGTCAACAGCAGGCTATTAGCAGTTAAGTTTTTAGGGGatcaaaagttatacacagaCTTTCGACTGCAAATCAGATCAGCGCCTCTAacccccacattgttcaagggtcaactctaTCTGTAAATAAAGTCATGCTAGGAACATGCTTGATTTAGTTACAGTATGCTCActttaatacaaatttaaatacttaaaattattatagattgagaacaatttttaatatttcaaaatatctagttTGGGCTATCATgtaaagcaagcttgtccaacccgcagcCCGCAAGCTAcccgcagcccaggatggctttgaatgcagcccaacacaaattcataaacttttttacaacattatgagatttttttgtgattttttttttttttttttttttttttttagttcatcagctattgttaTTGTCAGTGTATCTTATGTGTGATCCAAGataattcttccaatgtggcccagggaagccaaaagattggacaccctggGTGTAGAGAACTATTTACTGTCAGTGTTGATAAGATAAATTGGTATAACTGCTTCGGATAGAAATTTGGTGGTAtccatcaaattttaaaacttcctcTTGTAGCAATTTTTTATGAATTAACAGATACAATTATACAAGCATGCGGAAATTTATGCAGAAGGATATTTACTGGAGTATTGTTTGTAATTGCCAAAGACTGCAACCAACCCAAACTTCCATCACAGAGAAACAGTTAAATTATGATACATCCACCATATATATCACAGTCATTAATAggactaaaataaatttatatgtactAATAGGAAAAGACAGCTATAATATATTAAGGCAAAAGCAAGTTGCCAAATAGTGGGTATacagatttatttatatttaaatagatctataggtatatatatatgcatacacatatatatgtacatacacacacacatatcttttTATATTCATAGAAAATGCTACATCATACCAACTATTAATAGTGGTTTTCCGTAAGGGATGGTTATcagaaaggagaaacagaagacttaactttttcctttaaattattctatactgttttacttttctttttaaataactagCATATTActgttgtaaattttaaaaaaaagtcacttaGATAGGAAAGTTGTAACAGTAATGCCAACAAGACAGAGAAGAGTCACTAAATATTTAATTGCAACTTGTGATGAAAGcaattaggaaataaaaaataaacaaggagaTCTATTTATAGACTCTTCAAGGAAGGCCTCTGTGAGAAAGTAGTACTTATATTGAGATGTAAGAAAGCACCAACAAAAGAGTGGGGAAGGGGTCACATGTTGAAAAGAAGTAGTTTTAGTCAAAGGGAAGAGCACGGTCTAAGTTCCTGgacaaggaagaaaaacataCACTGTTTGAAAAACTAAAAGATAGCTGGTATAGCTGAAGCTTAGTAGGTAAGGAAAAAAGAGGAGACGCAGGTTAAAGAGAGATAATCCACAGCTTTGTTGGTCACAGTAtacagtttggattttatttgaaatatgacGGGCAGCCATTGAAGGTTGTTTTAAGCATAGAAACGCCATTTTTGCCCATCCAATTTTAAAAGGCTATTCCACTATTTGGAGATAAGAATTGAAAGGAGATAGATAAAAGAACTGCAGTAGTCTCATCAAGAAATGTTAACTTGTTgtagaaagaaaaatggacagTTTGGGGATACGGTTTTTGAGATAGAAAGAATGAAACTTATTGATAGAATGGAGACTTGGGGAAAAGAGAAATTGGAAGAATCAGAAATGATAGCTGTTATCAAATAAGTAAATCATAATTTTAACCATCACCGCTAGCACGTTTATATCAAATATCACACTAGTAAAGACGTTTAACTAGAATGctctaaatttctaaatattatttaccTCACTGCTTCATCATCTGCTTCCCAGAAGATTACTcaagttttaaaacaatttagtAAATACAATCTTAATGAACACTATAATACATATATCTAAAGGTATGATTTTCCAAGAAAGAATAagttattcaaaaaatatttactgagtacctactatatgccagtcaTTGTATTAAGTGCTGGGAAAGAATTcaatgtaatattttgaaaaataaaccaaCTACTCTGTATAATGCAGTATAATTATTTCCAAGTATCATTTTAAGAATTCTAGttaattcttaaaattaactAGTCATAGAATAGTTTTACCTTATACATTACTCAcactcaaaaacaacaaataattattttactactttttaaGATGCTTTTCAAAGAAAACTATTTCATATTTCATACATACCTTTTGAAGATTGTTTGAAAGATTCAGAAAGTTTCACCAAAGATTGCTGTCCAACAGCTTCCTCCAGTAATGGGttgacacttttctttttctccacacaCTGTGTAATTTTGGTATCAGACATACTTCCAGTTATACAATTTTGATTAAACTGAGAAAGAATCTGAGAATCTTTCATCCTTGTAAATGTAAACTTTGAAAATCCAACTGTTGTGTTAAGGTTGCTGTGAGCTTCATCTGTTATAGTCTTATGGCATAGCTGCTTAGTACTCAATTTCTTCTTATAAGTAGTAATTTCTGTATTCATATGATCTGAAGTTACATTCAAACTTGAACTTCCTGAAAGAACCAATTTGGAACTATTCACTTGTATTGGAACATCAGTGTTAGTATAAGACACATGCAGATTATTTATCTGACAGTTTGAGATCTTAGAATACATAGTCAAATTTGTGGCACCTAAAAATCTTGGAGAATTTCCATACAtttcccctttctccatcttcattgGCTTATCTATTTGTGAGCTATTTGTCAAAGATGTCTGCACTGAAATGCTGCCTGGATTCAAATGCTTTGATTGTACCAAATTACTTCCTTGTTTAGATATAGCAAACATGTTTTTGGCTCCATGTTCGGAATTATTATTGATCTCACATATACTTTCTGATGTCTTACTGTCCTTTCTAATGTCTTGTTGCTGAGTTAGTCTTTCAATATCATCACATGCTTGGTACAACAAATCATCATCTACATCACCTGCTTCCCAGGTATTATCTAATTGATGACATGCTTTAATAATTTCATTGGCAAATGAGGGATCATTCCAATCATCAAAGAAAGAACCTACTTTTGATGCACTAGTCTGATTTGGGTTACTAACACTGGTTTCACTGCCTAGATTTGCAGAGCCAAAAAGATCAGTATTAACAGGAGCTTTAATAGACTGATTTAAAATGCACTTATTTTTCTGTTCATTAGAATATCTTGTGTTCAAAGCTGACTTCCTTTCAGAAGCATGTACAGTAGATTTAGTAAGAatatcttcctttatttttgtcaGATTAGATGTAACTATACAATCTTGAATTTCATCTTGAATAACAATTTTATTGGAAGAGTtctcaaatttcattttatttccagtgGATAATTTGTTTGATTTATTTGAATTTGGTGAAAATCTATATTCTGCATCTATTAATTCTCTGTCATATGTCTTTGAAGAAAGATCTTGTAATACTTTTGAATCTCCTAACCTGGCATCTGGACTTGTATTTGCTCTTGAcgtatttttaacagttttactATTAAAGGTACAGATTTCCTTTTGATCAGTAACATGGGCTGTTTTAGAAGGAAAGAGTTCAGGCATGTCGatattttgcacagcaaaaggttCATTATCTAGTAAGTTTTCCCAATCATCCTCAAAATCACTTGTAGTAAATGCATCAATGTACTTATTAGAAGTTTCTGGCTCCTTAGTACAGGAAGTCACACATGATTTTGTCATTATGGGTGTATCTACTTGAGAAGAAAGTGATCGTGGGGTTTTATTGGACAGTTTTTCAATGACCAGAGTTTCATTAGTAATGATTTTCTCCTCTTTCAAAGCATTTGTCTTTACAAAGGTAGTATTACTGCTGCTCCAAAAAGCCTCTGGCAGTTCTTGGCTTAACTGTCCGCTACATTTCTGAGTAGAACCATCAAAAATAGCATTAAAGGCTGCTTCAGCAATTTGGTCAAATGGCTTCTGACTGCTATTTTGATCATTTGCCACAGACATCTTGGTGTTTCCTTTGATTGGCTTTTTTGTAGCATTATCTATTTCGGGAACTATATTATGTGATGACCACATCTGTATATTATCTTTATAATTACTTAAAATCTCTGTTTCTGAAATCGTCTGGGTAAAATCATAATTCCTCTTGTTTTGCTCTTGAATCACATCTAGCTCTTCCATATTTTTATCAAATTGTTTAGCCAGTTTCATAAGTTCTTCTTCTTGACTTTGTGTTTTTAACCTATTaaacaagattaaaaaataactaaaaatgttcTGAAACATTATATCCAactgttatttaacatattttgatGTTAAAGCTCTGAGATTTTAacagttataattattttaactcCAAAATTTGATAGATCAAAACTGTGgaaattttattaacaaaaattttgatatattcacaaaaccaaaatggagtat
This genomic window from Pan troglodytes isolate AG18354 chromosome 12, NHGRI_mPanTro3-v2.0_pri, whole genome shotgun sequence contains:
- the ETAA1 gene encoding ewing's tumor-associated antigen 1 isoform X1 — its product is MSRRRKHDDSPSPKKTPHKTAAAEECGSVVEPGRRRLRSARGSWPCGAREGPPGPVRQREQPPTAALCSKSNPEERYETPKRALKMDSLSSSFSSPNDPDGQNDIFWDQNSPLTKQLGKGRKKQIYTTDSDEISHIVNRIAPQDEKPTTNSMLDMWIGETAIPCTPSVAKGKSRAKISCTKLKTQSQEEELMKLAKQFDKNMEELDVIQEQNKRNYDFTQTISETEILSNYKDNIQMWSSHNIVPEIDNATKKPIKGNTKMSVANDQNSSQKPFDQIAEAAFNAIFDGSTQKCSGQLSQELPEAFWSSSNTTFVKTNALKEEKIITNETLVIEKLSNKTPRSLSSQVDTPIMTKSCVTSCTKEPETSNKYIDAFTTSDFEDDWENLLDNEPFAVQNIDMPELFPSKTAHVTDQKEICTFNSKTVKNTSRANTSPDARLGDSKVLQDLSSKTYDRELIDAEYRFSPNSNKSNKLSTGNKMKFENSSNKIVIQDEIQDCIVTSNLTKIKEDILTKSTVHASERKSALNTRYSNEQKNKCILNQSIKAPVNTDLFGSANLGSETSVSNPNQTSASKVGSFFDDWNDPSFANEIIKACHQLDNTWEAGDVDDDLLYQACDDIERLTQQQDIRKDSKTSESICEINNNSEHGAKNMFAISKQGSNLVQSKHLNPGSISVQTSLTNSSQIDKPMKMEKGEMYGNSPRFLGATNLTMYSKISNCQINNLHVSYTNTDVPIQVNSSKLVLSGSSSLNVTSDHMNTEITTYKKKLSTKQLCHKTITDEAHSNLNTTVGFSKFTFTRMKDSQILSQFNQNCITGSMSDTKITQCVEKKKSVNPLLEEAVGQQSLVKLSESFKQSSKEEEEKNRKCSPEEIQRKRQEALVRRMAKARASSVNAAPTSFL
- the ETAA1 gene encoding ewing's tumor-associated antigen 1 isoform X2; translated protein: MLDMWIGETAIPCTPSVAKGKSRAKISCTKLKTQSQEEELMKLAKQFDKNMEELDVIQEQNKRNYDFTQTISETEILSNYKDNIQMWSSHNIVPEIDNATKKPIKGNTKMSVANDQNSSQKPFDQIAEAAFNAIFDGSTQKCSGQLSQELPEAFWSSSNTTFVKTNALKEEKIITNETLVIEKLSNKTPRSLSSQVDTPIMTKSCVTSCTKEPETSNKYIDAFTTSDFEDDWENLLDNEPFAVQNIDMPELFPSKTAHVTDQKEICTFNSKTVKNTSRANTSPDARLGDSKVLQDLSSKTYDRELIDAEYRFSPNSNKSNKLSTGNKMKFENSSNKIVIQDEIQDCIVTSNLTKIKEDILTKSTVHASERKSALNTRYSNEQKNKCILNQSIKAPVNTDLFGSANLGSETSVSNPNQTSASKVGSFFDDWNDPSFANEIIKACHQLDNTWEAGDVDDDLLYQACDDIERLTQQQDIRKDSKTSESICEINNNSEHGAKNMFAISKQGSNLVQSKHLNPGSISVQTSLTNSSQIDKPMKMEKGEMYGNSPRFLGATNLTMYSKISNCQINNLHVSYTNTDVPIQVNSSKLVLSGSSSLNVTSDHMNTEITTYKKKLSTKQLCHKTITDEAHSNLNTTVGFSKFTFTRMKDSQILSQFNQNCITGSMSDTKITQCVEKKKSVNPLLEEAVGQQSLVKLSESFKQSSKEEEEKNRKCSPEEIQRKRQEALVRRMAKARASSVNAAPTSFL